The genomic stretch GAAGAATTATTAGGTTGGGTAATTGGAACTAAACAGGTTGAGCAGGTTGCAAACTTTTTAAATTACATAGTCAAACGCGAATTTGAACGTAAGACCCTTGCTGCCGATGCCTTAGATAAATATCGTGAGATTAGTTTGCTCTATACGATCTCCAGTAAAATGTCTAGCTGTCTAGATGTGCAAGAGATTGGGACTCTGGTAATTGAAGAAGCTAGTCGGCTGATTAAAAGTACTAGCGCATCAGTGATGGTGCATAACCCACAAAATAATTCTCTTGAAATAGTCTCTGCCAAGGGAACAGCCGAAGAACTTAAATATAGTCCAATGGGTGCGAATGAAGGAATTGCTGGACATGTCTTTGCTACTGGTAAACCAGAGTTAGTCAATGATGCTACTCAAGATCCTCGCTATGCTGTCAATGAGACTGAATCCTACGCGATTATTTGTGTACCAATTCTGACGAAGGATCGCACCATAGGGGTTGTGAATATTAGTAATTCTGAGCCTATTAACTATACATCTCAAGATCTTAAGTTATTTACGGCGTTAGTCACTCAAGCCTCTGGAGCGATCGAGAATGCGCTTCTCCATGAAAATAAATTACGGGAAGAGAGAATCAAAAACAATTTAGAACGATATTTATCACCACAGGTTGCACAAGCTGTTATTAATCAAGCTGATCAGGTCTCTCTAACTACCAGCAAGCGTAGAATTGCGATGTTGTTTTCTGATATTCGTAATTTCACAACTAAGTGCGAAGAGTTAGAACCAGAAGATTTAGTTGCTTATCTTAATGAGTATTTTACCCAAATGGTGGATGTAATTTTTAATCATCAAGGAACGGTGAATAAATTTGTAGGTGACATGATTGTGGCGATGTTTGGCGCACCTTCAGCGATCTCTGATCGTGAATATTGGGCGATCGCGGCGGCAATTAATATGCAGAAACGTATCAGAGAAATACCAATTGCTTGGATTCGTGAGAACTTCATTACAGGGATTGGCATCAGCTCTGGGGATGTAATTGTCGGTAATATTGGTTCGCCTCAACATATGGATTACACGGCGATCGGTGATGAGATGAATATTGCTTCACGCTTGCAGGGATTGGCACAGGGAGGACAAATCCTAGTGACGCGAAGTGTGTATGAGGCAACCCAAGCTAACTTTCAATTTAGAGAGTTTGGAACTTTACCTGTAAAAGGCAAAAAGAATCTAGTGGAAATCTTTGAAGTGATCTACTGATTAGAGACAGACAGGAAAATAATGAGCCGACTTTTGGTGGCGTGGCGAAGCCACGCCACCAAAAGTCGGCTCATTATTAAATGCTAGAACCCTTACCTCACCACAAATCAAATTACCTCGTCCATAAACAGATGGGTTAACTAGTAAATGTGGTACTTCATGCCACTTTTACTAAGTAGCTAGGCGTAATTAAATATAAAACCCAAGAAACTGTGGCGCACGCGCAGCGTGCGCCACAGCTTTTGACTCTGGATTTTAATTATGCTCAGCTACTTAGTAGATTATTTTGGCGCAAAGCTCTGTAGGTGATACATTAGTTTTGAGAAACCTCAAAGTCTTTTAAAATGTCTAAAAAGCTATTAATCGTTGATGATGAGCCTCATATCCGTTTGCTATTAGAGCAGACCTTAGAAGAGTTAGAGGACTATGATGTAGAGCTATTAACTGCAACTAATGGGTTAGAAGCACTAGAAACGATTCAGCGTGAAAAGCCGAATTTGGTCTTCTTGGATGTGATGATGCCTAAAATGAATGGCTATGAAGTTTGCCAAACCGTTAAAGGCGACCCTAGTTTAAGTGATGTCTATATCATCATGTTGACTGCCAAGGGACAAGAATTTGATCGTGATCGTGGTAAGGATGTCGGGGCAGATATTTATATGACTAAGCCCTTTGATCCTGATGAAATATTGGAAAAATCCTGTGAAATTCTAGGAATAGAAGCTTAAATGAGCGTAAATCTGACCTGTAAGTTAAGTGATCGCCATCTCGATAGCAATCAAGGCAACAGTCAGCGCCAATTAGCGATCGCGGTGTCAGCTATTAGCGGCGTTGGCATCAATAATGCACCGCTAAATTTATGCCTTGTTTTAGATCATAGTGGCTCCATGGGGGGGCAGCCATTGGACACTGTAAAACGAGCAGCTCGCGACCTAGTTGATCAGATGTATCCCCAAGATCGGATTAGTGTCGTAGGTTTTGACCACAAAGCTAAGGTGGTCGTCGAGAATCAACCCGTCGAGCGTATCGAATCGATTAAAGAAAAAATTCAATCTCTCAAAGCATCAGGGGGAACCTGTATTGACGATGGTATTAAACTGGGCTTACAGGAAACTAGCAAGGGAAAAGATGGCACTATTAGCCAGATTTTTGTGCTAACTGATGGCGAAAATGAGCATGGTGATAATGAACGTTGTTTTCAGTTTTCGCGCTTAGCTACTGAATACAACATGACCCTACATAGCCTTGGTTTTGGGGATAGTTGGAATCAAGATGTACTAGAACGTATTGCTGATGCTGGTGGTGGTGCTATGGCATATATTCCATCACCTGAGGCGGCGGGGGCAGAATTTCAAAAGTTATTGAAGCGTGTCCAAGCGATCGGGCTAACCAATGCCCACTTAATCTTGCAGCTTGCCCCCCATGTTAGGCTTGCAGAATTAAAACCGATCGCTCAAGTTGCCCCTGATACAATCGAATTACCCTATCAAACTGAAGGAGATGCCATTATTGTCAGACTCGGTGATCTGATGACCGATGTGGAGCGAGTAGTACTGTTTAATCTCTACATCAGTCCTGCTAGTTACATTGCCAGTTATCCTGATCAATCCGAAATTCCACTCTTGACTGCTCAAGTCCGTTATGACATTCCCTCACTTGCTCAAATTAATTCACTATCACCATCAGTGGCGATCGCCGCCGAGCTAGTCAAAGACTTTACGCCACAGGTTGATCCCCAAGTCCAAAATCATGTATTAGCTTTAGCGAAATATCGGCAAACCCAACTTGCAGAGCAAAAACTGCAAGAAGGCGATCGGGCTGGTGCAGCAACAATGTTACAGTCTGCGGCAAAAACGGCTTTGCAAATGGGTGATCATAATGCTTCGACGATCTTGCAAAATAACGCTACCCGCCTACAAGAAGGCACATTTCTCAGTGAATCGGAGCGCAAGAAAACCCGCATCGCTTCCAAAACTGTTCTGCAAGCACCGACGAATCCTTAAATGCAGGAATTACGTCACTGTAATCTCGAAATGTCTATGTTTTCTATCTTAAGTTGCTCTTATGATTACCTGTCCTAATTGTGCTCATTCTAATCCTGAAGGAGCTGTCAACTGTGAAGCTTGCTTTACGCCATTACCGATTGTTAAAAGTATTCAATGTCCTAGTTGCCATGCAACGGTGTTATCCGATGCTAAATTTTGTGGTCATTGTGGGTTTAATCTGAGTGCGGCAACTGCTGGCAGTCTACACCAAGAAGCTCATGAAGAAGGAGGTGTAATTAGTCCATCCCCCGATCTGTCTACTGAAGTTTTCCCCATACTACCCATTTCAAGCGCTATGTCTAATTCTGTACCTAATGAGCCGACTGAAGGAAATGCTACGTCAAACTCGGCTGTGAATTTAAGCGCAGAGGTGCAAACTATTCCTAATGTGAATGAGGAAGAACTATTTGTTGGTGAACAACCTACTGCACCTGCGAGTAATCCGATCAATGTTGTTGCATCTGCATCGATTGGTGCCAAAACTCAGTTGCAACAATTTTCGGCATCTTTGCTCCATGTCCAAACCAATCTCAGTATCGAAATTCCTGCTCATCTCCCCGTTGTCCATATCGGTAAGCCCAATACGGTAATTCCACCTGATATTGATGTATCTGGATTTCCTGATTCAGATATTGTTTCGCGTATCCATGCTGATATTCGTGCTGAAGGTGGCGCTTTTTATTTTGAAGATACAGGTAGCTCGAATGGTACTTATATCAATAATTTACCTCTGCCTGCGGGCAATCGCCATAAGCTCAGAGCAGGCGATCGCATTTCTCTAGGCAAAGGAGATAAGGTGAGTTTTATCTTTCAATTAAATTCTTGACTTTTAACTGTGACAGTAGGCTGTCCTAAAAAAGAGAGGAGTGAAATTTGCTCCTCTCTTTTTTAATGTCAGTTCGGGATGATTTAAAATCCCAAAAGCAAAAGCCTTGAGTAGCAAGGCTTTTGCTTTTGGGATTTTAAATTTGCTATGGGGAATGGAAGTTATGAATGTCTTAGCTTAAAGAATTGAAACGAGCTTCTACCTATGTATAGCCTTTACTATAGCCGCGAAAGTTTTGCTGTAAAGCCCAGATAAACAAAAGCGTTGCGCCGCCTTTGTTTATCTGGATTTGTCCTAGCTATCTCTTTCATTGCTATAAAAAGTAAAAAACCTTATCTCTGTATATTGATTTGTTAAATAAAGAAACCTATTTAGTAAAAGTCTTTTATAGGCGCTATTATATATTTTAGTTCTATTCAATGTTTGCCTTATATCTGTATTCTCAATCACATTAGTTTTTTACAGAAGAGTACAGATTATCGTTAGAAAAATCATGATTTTAGGTGATGTCTAAATGTAGATTCATTACTTCCTAAAATACTAAAGTCATGAGCATTCTATTTAGTAGACAATTGAAAATTCACTAATCCCATCGTTGTTGGAGATGTTAATTATGGATACGCAATTACTCAAGCTAGAAATCGACATGCAGAATCACTATACAGTTTCAACTCTCTATCAAGCAATTCAAGATGAGTTGAAACAGCATGGACGACCTCTTAATTGGATTGTGTCTGGAGTTGATAAGGATAGTCAAAAGGTTTACGTTAATGCAATTTTTTTAGCGGTGGAATTGAATTGGCGTAATTGCTTAAACTAATTTTGATTGATTTGTAAAGATGTGATGATTTAACAGAACAAAGTGCATTACATCATCATTTTGATTGTTTAGTTTAGTGATTTTTAGCTTTTTAAAAAATCCCTTATAAAAGGTCAAATTGTATGGATGAGAATCAGTTTGATCGATCGCTATCAATTAGTGATTATGCCTATCGTATTATCCAGCAAAATTTTCAACGCTTTGTTGATCTAGAAGAATCTGTTTTTAAAGATCAGGATACAGAACCTTTACATCAGATGCGAGTTGGAATGCGTCGCTTGAGAACTTCCATTCAAGTGTTTGGTAATGCGATCATCCTACCTCAGGGAGTGAATAATTCATCGATTGGGAAAATCGCTAGGGTTTTAGGAGAGACAAGGGATTTAGATGTCCTAAAGCAGGATCTGATCACGCGCTATCAGCCTCTATTGCAGAAGTCAGAGCAAGCTAAGTTTGAGCAAGTAATTAATCATTTACATCAGAAACGAGGTCAGAGCTTTCTGAAATTAAAGAAAACCTTAAAAGGCGATCGCTACCAAAATCTCAAACAGTCTATTCAAGATTGGCTAGCACAACCCACCTATACAACAATGGGTAATTTACCAATCTTAGAAATCTTGCCAGATTTACTACTGCCTTTGGTTTGCCAGCTTTTTCTTCATTCGGGATGGTTGGTTGGCACAACAATGCAGACAGGTAAAGTCTCTTTAATCCCGATTGAGAATTCTGACGAACTACATCAACAATTAAGGAAGTTCAGTCATTTTTTGCATGACCTCCGCAAGCAAATCAAAGGAGTGCGGTATCAGACAGAGTTTTTTGCTGATTTCTATGTAGATTCCTATCGTGAACGAGTTGCAGAGTTTAAACAGATTCAAGAAATTTTGGGAACACTCCAAGATCATGTAGTTCTCCGTCATTTTTTAGAGAAGACATTGAAGACCGATGTTAGTAAGGTACTGCCCAGCATTGACCAAGCCATGCAGGAGGAGAGTCGTATTTTTTGGCAAAGTTGGCAGCCTTTACAAGCGCATTATCTCTCTTTGGAATTTCGCCAATCCTTGCGATCGCTACTTACAGAAACAATGTCATAGAGAAGGACTACACTTTATGCTACAAAAAATTTGCATGGCTATTACATCGCTTAGGTTTCTGAGATTTAATAAGGAACCAAATTTTTGTGGTGCGGCTTTGCCGCACCACAAAAATTTGGTTCCTTATTTTCCTGTATGTCCTTAAGGCTGTATTTGCAGAATTAAATTGACTTTTCCTGTCATCGAACTAGGCGATCGCCATTGGCGAAGGATATTTTCTAGTTCGGCGATCGCCCGATCATCTTTTAATGTCGAGTTTTTAATATCCGTTGATATATTGCTGATGCGATCGCCTGAGATCTCAAGGTCGAGAATGAGTGTTCCTGTCTCTATTAGAGTAATTCGTTGTTCTTGCACATAGCGCACTAGATTTGTAGTGATGTCACTGGGTAGTTCTGATTGAAGCTGTAAAACCTTGATATTAGTGGTTGAGCCA from Pseudanabaena sp. Chao 1811 encodes the following:
- a CDS encoding adenylate/guanylate cyclase domain-containing protein, with translation MTSPIMIQDHKGKVLVSDLGIDKANEQTLEFSSSTSDDSNREQSLKVPVLLEEELLGWVIGTKQVEQVANFLNYIVKREFERKTLAADALDKYREISLLYTISSKMSSCLDVQEIGTLVIEEASRLIKSTSASVMVHNPQNNSLEIVSAKGTAEELKYSPMGANEGIAGHVFATGKPELVNDATQDPRYAVNETESYAIICVPILTKDRTIGVVNISNSEPINYTSQDLKLFTALVTQASGAIENALLHENKLREERIKNNLERYLSPQVAQAVINQADQVSLTTSKRRIAMLFSDIRNFTTKCEELEPEDLVAYLNEYFTQMVDVIFNHQGTVNKFVGDMIVAMFGAPSAISDREYWAIAAAINMQKRIREIPIAWIRENFITGIGISSGDVIVGNIGSPQHMDYTAIGDEMNIASRLQGLAQGGQILVTRSVYEATQANFQFREFGTLPVKGKKNLVEIFEVIY
- a CDS encoding response regulator transcription factor; amino-acid sequence: MSKKLLIVDDEPHIRLLLEQTLEELEDYDVELLTATNGLEALETIQREKPNLVFLDVMMPKMNGYEVCQTVKGDPSLSDVYIIMLTAKGQEFDRDRGKDVGADIYMTKPFDPDEILEKSCEILGIEA
- a CDS encoding vWA domain-containing protein; this translates as MSVNLTCKLSDRHLDSNQGNSQRQLAIAVSAISGVGINNAPLNLCLVLDHSGSMGGQPLDTVKRAARDLVDQMYPQDRISVVGFDHKAKVVVENQPVERIESIKEKIQSLKASGGTCIDDGIKLGLQETSKGKDGTISQIFVLTDGENEHGDNERCFQFSRLATEYNMTLHSLGFGDSWNQDVLERIADAGGGAMAYIPSPEAAGAEFQKLLKRVQAIGLTNAHLILQLAPHVRLAELKPIAQVAPDTIELPYQTEGDAIIVRLGDLMTDVERVVLFNLYISPASYIASYPDQSEIPLLTAQVRYDIPSLAQINSLSPSVAIAAELVKDFTPQVDPQVQNHVLALAKYRQTQLAEQKLQEGDRAGAATMLQSAAKTALQMGDHNASTILQNNATRLQEGTFLSESERKKTRIASKTVLQAPTNP
- a CDS encoding FHA domain-containing protein, giving the protein MITCPNCAHSNPEGAVNCEACFTPLPIVKSIQCPSCHATVLSDAKFCGHCGFNLSAATAGSLHQEAHEEGGVISPSPDLSTEVFPILPISSAMSNSVPNEPTEGNATSNSAVNLSAEVQTIPNVNEEELFVGEQPTAPASNPINVVASASIGAKTQLQQFSASLLHVQTNLSIEIPAHLPVVHIGKPNTVIPPDIDVSGFPDSDIVSRIHADIRAEGGAFYFEDTGSSNGTYINNLPLPAGNRHKLRAGDRISLGKGDKVSFIFQLNS
- a CDS encoding CHAD domain-containing protein, with the protein product MDENQFDRSLSISDYAYRIIQQNFQRFVDLEESVFKDQDTEPLHQMRVGMRRLRTSIQVFGNAIILPQGVNNSSIGKIARVLGETRDLDVLKQDLITRYQPLLQKSEQAKFEQVINHLHQKRGQSFLKLKKTLKGDRYQNLKQSIQDWLAQPTYTTMGNLPILEILPDLLLPLVCQLFLHSGWLVGTTMQTGKVSLIPIENSDELHQQLRKFSHFLHDLRKQIKGVRYQTEFFADFYVDSYRERVAEFKQIQEILGTLQDHVVLRHFLEKTLKTDVSKVLPSIDQAMQEESRIFWQSWQPLQAHYLSLEFRQSLRSLLTETMS